One region of Enterobacter ludwigii genomic DNA includes:
- a CDS encoding AI-2E family transporter: MIANPSDKAGLHILLKLACLVVILAGIHAAADIIVQLLLALFFAIVLNPLVSWFLRRGVSRPVAITIVVIVMLIALTALFGVLAASLSEFSTMLPQYNKALTRKIVALQEMVPFLNLHISPERMLRRMDSEKVMTYATTLMTGLSGAMASMLLLVMTVVFMLFEVRHVPYKLRFALNNPQIHIAGLHRALKGVSKYLALKTLLSVWTGVIVWLGLMLMGVQFALMWGVLAFLLNYVPNIGAVLSAVPPMIQAFLFNGFYECMLVGALFLVVHMVLGNILEPRMMGHRLGMSTLVVFLSLLIWGWLLGPVGMLLSVPLTSVCKIWMETTKGGSKLAILLGPGRPKSRLPG; encoded by the coding sequence ATGATCGCTAACCCGTCCGACAAAGCTGGGCTCCACATCTTATTAAAACTCGCCTGCCTGGTGGTTATCCTTGCGGGTATCCATGCCGCGGCTGACATTATTGTGCAGCTCCTGCTGGCGCTCTTTTTTGCCATTGTGCTTAATCCACTGGTGAGCTGGTTTTTACGTCGGGGCGTCAGTCGCCCGGTGGCCATCACCATCGTCGTCATCGTGATGCTAATTGCCCTGACGGCGCTTTTCGGCGTGCTGGCGGCTTCGCTGAGCGAATTCTCCACGATGTTGCCACAGTACAACAAAGCGCTGACGCGGAAGATCGTGGCGCTGCAGGAGATGGTGCCTTTCCTTAATCTGCATATCTCGCCAGAGCGGATGCTGCGCCGGATGGATTCAGAGAAAGTCATGACCTACGCCACCACCCTGATGACGGGACTTTCCGGCGCGATGGCCAGTATGCTTCTGCTGGTCATGACGGTGGTGTTTATGCTGTTCGAAGTGCGCCACGTCCCCTATAAGCTGCGCTTTGCGCTGAATAATCCTCAAATTCACATCGCCGGATTACACCGCGCGTTAAAGGGCGTCTCCAAATATCTGGCGCTGAAAACGCTGTTGAGCGTCTGGACCGGCGTGATTGTCTGGCTGGGGTTGATGTTGATGGGCGTGCAGTTTGCGTTGATGTGGGGCGTACTGGCGTTTTTGCTCAACTATGTGCCCAATATTGGCGCGGTACTCTCCGCCGTACCACCGATGATTCAGGCATTCCTGTTTAATGGTTTCTATGAATGCATGTTGGTCGGGGCACTTTTCCTCGTCGTGCATATGGTGCTGGGGAATATTCTCGAACCGCGCATGATGGGGCACCGGCTGGGCATGTCGACGCTGGTGGTATTCTTATCGTTACTGATCTGGGGATGGCTGCTGGGCCCGGTCGGGATGCTACTGTCGGTCCCGCTAACCAGTGTGTGTAAGATCTGGATGGAAACCACCAAAGGCGGAAGCAAGCTGGCGATCCTGCTCGGGCCAGGGCGACCGAAAAGCCGATTACCAGGGTGA
- a CDS encoding 7-cyano-7-deazaguanine/7-aminomethyl-7-deazaguanine transporter: protein MTQFSESQRVKALFWLSLFHLLVITSSNYLVQLPISIFGFHTTWGAFSFPFIFLATDLTVRIFGAPLARRIIFAVMLPALFVSYVISSLFYMGSWQGFEALTHFNLFVARIATASFMAYALGQILDVHVFNRLRQNHRWWMAPTASTLFGNVSDTLAFFFIAFWHSPDAFMAEHWMEIALVDYCFKVLISIVFFLPMYGVLLNMLLKRLADKSEITALQAG from the coding sequence ATGACGCAGTTTTCTGAATCTCAGCGCGTAAAAGCGTTGTTCTGGCTTTCGCTTTTTCATCTGCTGGTGATCACCTCCAGCAACTATCTGGTACAGCTTCCCATCTCCATTTTTGGTTTTCATACCACCTGGGGGGCGTTCAGTTTTCCGTTTATTTTCCTCGCCACCGATTTGACCGTGCGAATTTTTGGCGCACCGCTGGCTCGCCGCATTATTTTTGCGGTCATGCTCCCGGCGCTGTTCGTGTCTTACGTGATTTCGTCCCTGTTCTATATGGGCAGTTGGCAGGGTTTTGAGGCGCTAACCCACTTCAACCTGTTTGTCGCCCGAATCGCCACCGCAAGCTTTATGGCTTATGCGCTGGGGCAGATCCTCGACGTGCATGTGTTTAACCGCCTGCGTCAGAATCACCGCTGGTGGATGGCCCCGACCGCCTCGACGCTGTTCGGTAACGTGAGCGATACGCTGGCCTTCTTCTTCATCGCCTTCTGGCACAGCCCGGATGCGTTCATGGCCGAGCACTGGATGGAGATCGCCCTGGTGGACTACTGCTTCAAGGTGCTCATCAGTATTGTCTTCTTCCTGCCAATGTACGGTGTGCTGCTGAATATGCTGCTGAAAAGGCTGGCAGATAAATCTGAAATCACGGCATTGCAGGCTGGTTAA
- the tusA gene encoding sulfurtransferase TusA — MTDLFSSPDHTLDAQGLRCPEPVMMVRKTVRNMQSGETLLIIADDPATTRDIPGFCTFMEHELVAQQTEAMPYRYLIRKG, encoded by the coding sequence ATGACCGACCTGTTTTCCAGCCCGGACCACACTCTTGATGCCCAGGGCCTTCGCTGCCCGGAGCCGGTAATGATGGTGCGCAAAACCGTGCGTAACATGCAATCCGGCGAAACGCTGCTGATCATCGCCGACGACCCGGCGACCACCCGCGATATCCCCGGATTTTGTACCTTTATGGAGCATGAGCTGGTGGCTCAGCAGACTGAAGCGATGCCGTACCGGTATTTGATTCGTAAGGGGTAG
- the yhgN gene encoding NAAT family transporter YhgN, with amino-acid sequence MSEIISAAVLLILIMDPLGNLPIFMSVLKHTEPKRRRAIMIRELLIALLVMFIFLFAGEKILAFLNLRAETVSISGGIILFLIAIKMIFPSAEGSSSGLPAGEEPFIVPLAIPLVAGPTILATLMLLSHQYPNQMSHLVIALLIAWGGTFIILLQSSLFLRLLGEKGVNALERLMGLILVMMATQMFLDGIRTWMKG; translated from the coding sequence ATGAGTGAAATCATTTCCGCGGCGGTTTTATTGATCCTGATAATGGATCCACTCGGAAACCTGCCGATCTTCATGTCGGTGCTGAAGCACACCGAGCCAAAGCGCCGTCGGGCGATCATGATCCGCGAGCTGCTTATCGCGCTGCTGGTGATGTTTATCTTCCTGTTTGCGGGCGAAAAAATCCTCGCCTTCCTGAACCTGCGTGCCGAAACCGTGTCGATTTCCGGCGGGATTATCCTGTTCCTGATTGCCATAAAGATGATTTTCCCGAGCGCGGAAGGCAGCAGCAGCGGCCTGCCTGCGGGTGAAGAGCCATTTATTGTGCCGCTGGCGATTCCTCTCGTCGCCGGGCCGACCATTCTGGCGACGCTGATGCTGCTGTCACATCAGTATCCGAACCAGATGAGCCATCTGGTGATTGCCCTGCTGATCGCCTGGGGTGGGACATTTATCATCCTGCTGCAGTCGTCCCTGTTCCTGCGCCTGCTGGGTGAGAAAGGGGTGAACGCGCTGGAACGCCTGATGGGGCTGATTCTGGTGATGATGGCGACGCAGATGTTCCTGGACGGGATACGGACGTGGATGAAGGGGTGA
- the acpT gene encoding 4'-phosphopantetheinyl transferase AcpT, whose translation MYQVFLGKISSLSTSCWAEALSRHAPEGAQRARWLADRGLLSRLLAPEQLPEIIYSEQGKAIFAGDYPLWFSSSHSGDDIALIISDEGDVGCSLEHIRQQDNWRTLANAVFSNAEHDELEKETPEGQLTAFWRIWTRKKAILKQRDGHAWQMVSIDSSARALHSSSQCQVGLLSLAVCTATPYELTAARIHSVDDALVGK comes from the coding sequence ATGTACCAGGTTTTTCTGGGAAAAATTTCCTCGCTGAGCACAAGCTGCTGGGCTGAAGCACTCTCCCGACACGCGCCGGAAGGCGCTCAGCGTGCTCGCTGGCTGGCCGATCGCGGGTTGCTTTCTCGGCTGTTGGCTCCAGAACAACTCCCGGAGATTATCTACAGCGAACAAGGGAAAGCCATTTTTGCTGGCGACTATCCACTGTGGTTCAGCAGTAGCCACTCGGGCGACGATATTGCTTTAATTATCAGTGATGAAGGCGATGTTGGCTGTTCACTGGAACACATTCGCCAGCAGGATAACTGGCGTACGCTTGCCAATGCCGTGTTCAGCAATGCCGAACACGATGAGCTGGAAAAGGAAACGCCAGAAGGCCAGCTTACTGCATTCTGGCGCATCTGGACGCGAAAAAAGGCGATTCTTAAACAACGCGACGGTCATGCCTGGCAGATGGTCAGCATTGACAGTTCAGCCCGCGCGCTCCATTCATCAAGCCAGTGCCAGGTCGGTTTACTCAGCCTTGCCGTTTGCACCGCAACACCCTACGAACTCACTGCCGCGCGGATTCACTCGGTTGACGACGCGCTGGTCGGAAAATAG
- the arnE gene encoding 4-amino-4-deoxy-L-arabinose-phosphoundecaprenol flippase subunit ArnE: MMTWLWLILASLLSCAGQLCQKQATRPAKAGRRGVHIALWLGLALLALGCGMLVWLVVLQRMPVGIAYPMLSLNFVWVTLAAKTVWRENVASHHWLGVGFIIIGIIVLGGSL, from the coding sequence GTGATGACCTGGCTCTGGCTGATACTGGCAAGCTTGCTCAGCTGTGCGGGACAACTTTGCCAGAAACAAGCCACCCGTCCGGCGAAAGCCGGGCGGCGTGGTGTACATATCGCGCTGTGGCTTGGCCTGGCCCTGTTGGCATTGGGCTGCGGGATGCTGGTCTGGCTGGTGGTCTTACAACGTATGCCTGTGGGCATTGCTTACCCGATGTTAAGCCTCAATTTTGTCTGGGTGACGCTAGCGGCGAAGACCGTCTGGCGTGAGAACGTTGCTTCGCATCACTGGCTGGGTGTTGGGTTTATCATCATTGGCATTATTGTGCTGGGAGGAAGCCTGTGA
- a CDS encoding DcrB family lipoprotein encodes MRNLVKYVGIGLLVVGLAACDNSDTKTPAQGASAESNATGQPVNLLDGKLSFSLPADMTDQSGKLGTQANNMHVYSDATGQKAVIVIVGDDTSEDLSVLSKRLEDQQRSRDPQLQVVTNKSIELKGHTLQQLDSIISAKGQTAYSSVVLGKVDNKLLTMQITLPADDQQKAQTAAENIINTLVIQ; translated from the coding sequence ATGCGCAATCTGGTTAAATATGTCGGGATTGGCCTGCTGGTTGTGGGTCTTGCAGCCTGTGATAACAGCGACACGAAAACGCCTGCTCAGGGTGCATCTGCAGAGAGCAATGCGACCGGTCAGCCGGTGAATCTGCTGGATGGCAAACTCAGTTTCTCTCTGCCAGCCGATATGACTGACCAGAGCGGTAAGCTGGGCACTCAGGCGAACAATATGCACGTTTATTCCGACGCAACCGGGCAGAAAGCCGTCATTGTGATTGTGGGTGACGACACCAGCGAAGATCTGAGCGTACTGTCAAAACGTCTGGAAGATCAGCAGCGCAGCCGCGACCCGCAGCTGCAGGTGGTGACCAATAAGTCCATCGAACTGAAAGGCCACACGCTGCAACAGCTGGATAGCATCATCTCCGCAAAAGGCCAGACCGCGTACTCGTCTGTGGTGCTGGGTAAGGTCGATAACAAACTGCTGACTATGCAGATCACCCTGCCAGCGGACGATCAGCAGAAAGCGCAGACTGCGGCTGAAAACATCATTAACACCCTCGTGATCCAGTAA
- a CDS encoding MFS transporter, which translates to MPEPAAEPALSGLRLNLRIVSVVIFNFASYMTIGLPLAVLPGYVHDVMGFSAFWAGLVISLQYFATLLSRPHAGRYADLFGPKSIVVVGLCGCFLSGLSYFLAATTSHWPLVSLVLLCLGRVILGIGQSLAGTGSTLWGVGVVGAPHIGRVISWNGIVTYGAMALGAPLGVACYAFGGLYGLAITIMAVAALAILFALPRPKVKASKGKPLPFRAVLGRVWPYGMALALATTGFGVIATFITLFYDAKGWDGAAFALTLFSCAFVGARLLFPNGINRLGGLNVAMICFAVEIVGLLLTGIAMMPWVAKVGVFLAGAGFSLVFPALGVVAVKAVPQQNQGAALATYTVFMDMSLGITGPLAGLVMTWAGVPVIYLAAAGLVVIALMLTWRLKKWPPVQAPEATSSS; encoded by the coding sequence ATGCCCGAACCTGCCGCTGAACCGGCGCTGAGCGGACTGCGCCTCAATCTGCGCATCGTCTCCGTTGTTATTTTCAATTTCGCCAGTTATATGACCATTGGCCTGCCGCTGGCGGTTTTGCCTGGCTATGTCCATGACGTGATGGGCTTTAGCGCCTTCTGGGCGGGGCTGGTGATTAGCCTGCAGTATTTCGCCACGCTCCTGAGCCGTCCGCATGCCGGGCGTTACGCGGACCTTTTCGGCCCAAAAAGCATCGTGGTTGTAGGGTTGTGCGGCTGCTTTCTGAGTGGCCTGAGCTATTTTCTGGCCGCCACCACCAGCCACTGGCCCCTGGTTAGCCTGGTACTGCTCTGCCTGGGTCGCGTGATCCTGGGTATCGGTCAAAGTCTGGCGGGAACCGGTTCGACACTGTGGGGCGTGGGGGTGGTAGGCGCGCCGCACATTGGTCGGGTTATTTCATGGAATGGCATTGTCACCTACGGCGCAATGGCGCTGGGGGCGCCGCTTGGTGTGGCCTGTTATGCGTTTGGTGGTCTGTATGGGCTGGCGATTACCATTATGGCGGTTGCGGCTCTGGCGATCCTCTTTGCGCTGCCGCGCCCGAAAGTGAAGGCCAGCAAAGGCAAACCACTGCCGTTTCGGGCGGTGCTCGGGCGCGTCTGGCCGTATGGTATGGCCCTGGCGCTGGCGACAACGGGGTTCGGTGTGATTGCGACCTTCATTACCCTTTTCTATGACGCCAAAGGATGGGACGGCGCAGCTTTCGCGTTAACCCTGTTTAGCTGCGCGTTTGTTGGCGCGCGTTTGCTTTTCCCGAACGGTATCAACCGTCTGGGCGGGCTGAACGTGGCAATGATCTGCTTTGCGGTAGAGATAGTCGGGCTGCTGTTGACCGGCATAGCGATGATGCCATGGGTCGCAAAAGTGGGCGTCTTCCTTGCGGGAGCAGGCTTTTCACTGGTCTTCCCGGCGCTGGGGGTGGTGGCGGTAAAAGCCGTGCCGCAGCAGAACCAGGGGGCGGCGCTGGCAACCTACACGGTATTTATGGATATGTCTTTGGGCATTACCGGCCCGCTGGCAGGGCTGGTGATGACCTGGGCAGGAGTACCGGTTATTTATCTTGCTGCGGCGGGTCTGGTGGTTATCGCCTTGATGCTGACATGGCGGCTAAAAAAATGGCCCCCGGTGCAGGCACCGGAGGCCACGTCATCCTCGTGA
- the asd gene encoding aspartate-semialdehyde dehydrogenase gives MKNVGFIGWRGMVGSVLMQRMVEERDFDAIRPVFFSTSQLGQAAPSFGGTTGTLQDAYDLEALKALDIIVTCQGGDYTNEIYPKLRESGWQGYWIDAASSLRMKDDAIIILDPVNQGVITDGLNNGVKTFVGGNCTVSLMLMSLGGLFSQDLVEWVSVATYQAASGGGARHMRELLTQMGQLHQSVATELADPASAILDIERKVTQLTRSGELPVDNFGVPLAGGLIPWIDKQLDNGQTREEWKGQAETNKILATANTIPVDGLCVRIGALRCHSQAFTLKLKKDVSIPTVEELLAAHNPWAKVVPNDRDITMRELTPAAVTGTLTTPVGRLRKLNMGPEYLSAFTVGDQLLWGAAEPLRRMLRQLA, from the coding sequence ATGAAAAACGTTGGTTTTATCGGCTGGCGCGGTATGGTCGGCTCTGTACTCATGCAACGCATGGTTGAAGAGCGCGATTTCGACGCTATCCGCCCGGTCTTCTTCTCCACTTCCCAGCTCGGCCAGGCTGCTCCGTCCTTTGGTGGTACCACAGGCACGTTGCAGGATGCTTACGATCTGGAAGCGCTGAAGGCACTCGATATTATTGTCACGTGCCAGGGCGGCGATTATACCAACGAAATCTATCCAAAGCTGCGTGAAAGCGGCTGGCAGGGCTACTGGATTGACGCGGCCTCTTCGCTTCGCATGAAAGACGATGCCATCATCATTCTTGACCCGGTTAACCAGGGCGTGATCACCGACGGCCTGAACAACGGCGTGAAAACCTTTGTTGGCGGTAACTGCACCGTCAGCCTGATGCTGATGTCTCTGGGCGGCTTGTTCTCGCAAGATCTGGTGGAGTGGGTCTCCGTGGCGACGTACCAGGCGGCTTCCGGCGGCGGTGCGCGTCATATGCGCGAGCTGCTGACCCAGATGGGCCAGCTGCACCAGAGCGTCGCGACCGAGCTGGCAGACCCGGCGTCCGCGATTCTGGATATCGAGCGTAAAGTCACCCAGCTGACCCGCAGCGGCGAGCTGCCGGTGGATAACTTCGGCGTACCGCTGGCCGGTGGCCTGATCCCGTGGATCGATAAACAGCTGGATAACGGCCAGACTCGCGAAGAGTGGAAGGGCCAGGCCGAGACCAACAAAATTCTCGCCACCGCGAATACTATTCCGGTTGATGGCCTGTGCGTGCGCATTGGCGCGCTGCGCTGCCACAGCCAGGCCTTCACCCTTAAACTGAAAAAAGATGTGTCTATTCCGACCGTGGAAGAGCTGCTGGCTGCACACAACCCGTGGGCGAAAGTGGTACCAAACGATCGCGATATCACCATGCGTGAACTGACCCCTGCAGCCGTGACCGGCACGTTGACCACGCCTGTCGGCCGTCTGCGTAAGCTGAACATGGGGCCGGAGTACCTCTCCGCGTTCACCGTTGGCGACCAGCTCTTATGGGGTGCCGCCGAGCCGCTGCGCCGCATGCTGCGCCAGCTGGCGTAA
- the glgB gene encoding 1,4-alpha-glucan branching enzyme: MSDRVDRDVINALIAGHFADPFSVLGMHRTETGLEVRALLPDATEVWVIEPKTGRKVGNLECLDSRGFFSGVMPRRKNPFRYQLAVIWHGQQNLIDDPYSFGPLLQEMDAWLLSEGTHLRPYETLGAHADTMDGITGTRFAVWAPNAQRVSVVGQFNYWDGRRHPMRLRRETGIWELFIPGAHNGQLYKFEMIDAHGKLRIKADPYAFEAQMRPDTASLICGLPEKITQTEERKQANRFDAPISVYEVHLGSWRRHTDNNFWLSYRELADQLVPYAKWMGFTHLELLPVNEHPFDGSWGYQPTGLYAPTRRFGTRDDFRYFIHAAHAAGLNVILDWVPGHFPSDDFGLSEFDGTKLYEHSDPREGYHQDWNTLIYNYGRREVANYLVGNALYWIERFGIDALRVDAVASMIYRDYSRKEGEWIPNEFGGRENLEAIEFLRSTNRIIGEQVDGAVTMAEESTDFAGVSRPPSLGGLGFWYKWNLGWMHDTLDYMKLDPVYRQYHHDKLTFGMLYNYTENFMLPLSHDEVVHGKKSILDRMPGDAWQKFANLRAYYGWMFAFPGKKLLFMGNEFAQGREWNHDASLDWHLLEGGDNWHHGVQRLVRDLNLTYRHHKALHELDFDPYGFEWLVVDDHERSVFVFVRRDKAGNEIIVASNFTPVPRQHYRFGINQPGKWREILNTDSMHYHGSNTGNGGLVQSDAIESHGRPNSLSLTLPPLGTIWLMREGE, translated from the coding sequence ATGTCCGATCGTGTGGATAGAGACGTGATTAATGCGCTTATTGCGGGTCATTTTGCCGACCCCTTTTCCGTGCTGGGGATGCACCGTACAGAGACCGGGCTGGAAGTCCGGGCGTTGTTACCGGATGCGACAGAAGTGTGGGTTATCGAACCCAAAACCGGCCGCAAAGTGGGCAATCTGGAATGCCTCGACTCGCGTGGTTTCTTCTCTGGCGTGATGCCCCGTCGTAAAAACCCTTTCCGTTATCAGCTCGCCGTCATCTGGCACGGCCAGCAAAATCTCATTGATGATCCCTACAGCTTTGGTCCTCTTTTGCAGGAGATGGACGCATGGCTGCTGTCTGAAGGAACCCATTTGCGGCCTTATGAAACGCTGGGTGCCCATGCAGACACGATGGATGGTATCACCGGCACGCGGTTTGCCGTGTGGGCACCCAACGCCCAACGCGTCTCCGTTGTCGGACAATTCAACTACTGGGACGGCCGTCGCCACCCGATGCGCCTGCGCCGGGAAACGGGGATCTGGGAGCTGTTTATCCCCGGTGCGCACAACGGACAGCTCTACAAATTCGAGATGATCGATGCCCACGGCAAGCTGCGCATTAAAGCCGACCCGTACGCCTTTGAAGCCCAGATGCGCCCGGATACGGCATCGCTGATTTGTGGCCTGCCAGAGAAGATCACTCAGACGGAAGAGCGCAAACAGGCCAACCGCTTCGATGCACCTATCTCCGTCTATGAAGTGCATCTTGGCTCATGGCGCCGCCACACCGATAACAACTTCTGGCTCAGCTACCGGGAGCTTGCCGACCAGCTGGTGCCGTATGCCAAATGGATGGGCTTTACTCACCTTGAGCTGTTGCCGGTCAACGAGCATCCGTTCGATGGTAGCTGGGGTTATCAGCCAACCGGGCTGTATGCGCCTACGCGCCGCTTTGGCACGCGCGATGACTTCCGTTATTTCATCCATGCCGCGCATGCCGCCGGGCTGAATGTGATCCTCGACTGGGTGCCAGGCCATTTCCCGTCGGATGACTTTGGTTTGTCAGAGTTTGATGGTACGAAGCTGTACGAGCACAGCGACCCGCGAGAAGGTTATCACCAGGACTGGAATACGCTGATCTACAACTACGGTCGCCGCGAAGTCGCGAACTACCTGGTCGGAAATGCCCTGTACTGGATTGAGCGCTTTGGCATTGATGCTCTGCGTGTTGATGCGGTGGCATCCATGATCTATCGCGATTACAGCCGCAAAGAGGGAGAGTGGATCCCGAATGAGTTTGGTGGCCGTGAAAACCTGGAGGCGATTGAGTTCCTGCGCAGCACCAACCGCATTATCGGTGAGCAGGTGGACGGCGCGGTAACAATGGCAGAAGAGTCGACCGACTTTGCGGGCGTCTCCCGTCCGCCTTCATTAGGCGGTCTGGGGTTCTGGTACAAGTGGAACCTGGGCTGGATGCACGACACGCTCGACTACATGAAGCTCGATCCGGTATATCGTCAGTATCATCACGACAAGCTGACGTTCGGGATGCTCTACAACTACACCGAAAACTTCATGCTGCCGCTGTCGCATGATGAAGTGGTACACGGCAAAAAATCCATTCTTGACCGCATGCCGGGCGATGCGTGGCAGAAATTTGCCAACCTGCGCGCCTACTACGGCTGGATGTTTGCGTTCCCGGGCAAAAAACTGCTGTTTATGGGCAATGAGTTCGCTCAGGGACGCGAGTGGAACCACGACGCCAGCCTCGACTGGCATCTGCTGGAAGGCGGTGACAACTGGCACCACGGCGTGCAACGTCTGGTGCGTGACCTGAACCTGACCTATCGTCATCACAAAGCGCTGCACGAACTCGATTTTGACCCGTACGGCTTTGAGTGGCTGGTGGTGGATGACCATGAGCGCTCGGTGTTTGTCTTTGTGCGGCGAGATAAAGCGGGTAACGAGATCATCGTCGCCAGCAACTTCACGCCGGTGCCGCGCCAGCACTATCGCTTCGGCATTAACCAGCCGGGTAAATGGCGCGAAATCCTGAATACCGATTCCATGCACTACCACGGAAGCAATACCGGTAATGGTGGTCTGGTGCAAAGCGATGCTATCGAAAGTCACGGGCGGCCAAACTCTCTGAGTCTCACGCTACCGCCGCTTGGCACCATCTGGCTGATGCGGGAGGGGGAATGA
- a CDS encoding 4-amino-4-deoxy-L-arabinose-phospho-UDP flippase, which produces MKGTFWALCSVLLVSAAQLLLRSAMQALPPVSDVLALISALWHFSSGTGALLLGLTGYVASMGCWYLALHRMALSKAYALLSLSYILVWGAAILLPGWEERFSWHGLVGVGFIILGVLTIFRPARRQPSESARQ; this is translated from the coding sequence GTGAAAGGAACGTTCTGGGCCCTATGCAGCGTACTGTTAGTCAGCGCCGCGCAGCTGCTGCTGCGAAGCGCCATGCAGGCGCTCCCCCCCGTCAGTGATGTCCTGGCGTTAATTTCTGCCCTCTGGCATTTCTCATCCGGTACCGGTGCGCTGCTGCTGGGGTTAACGGGGTATGTCGCCTCAATGGGGTGCTGGTATCTGGCCTTGCATCGTATGGCGCTCAGCAAAGCGTATGCCTTGCTGAGCCTCAGCTATATCCTGGTGTGGGGCGCTGCAATCTTGTTGCCGGGCTGGGAGGAACGCTTCTCCTGGCACGGGCTGGTGGGGGTGGGGTTTATTATTCTGGGCGTGCTGACTATTTTCCGACCAGCGCGTCGTCAACCGAGTGAATCCGCGCGGCAGTGA